A segment of the Bactrocera tryoni isolate S06 unplaced genomic scaffold, CSIRO_BtryS06_freeze2 scaffold_271, whole genome shotgun sequence genome:
CGATTGGTTGAGTGAAAGAGTAATTTTAGCAGCAAAGAACAAGGATGTGGATCACTTAAACTTCAGAATTCAAAATCAAATCGTTGGGACACTGCATTCCTTCAAATCTATCGACTGTGTAACAAACGAAGACGAAGCAACCAACTACCCAACTGAGTTCTTGAATTCATTGGATGTGCCTGGCTTGCCACCGCACAATTTACAATTGAAGGTTGGTTCAGTCGTCATCATGCTCCGCAATCTCAACCAACCAAAATTATGCAACGGAACGCGTTTAGCGGTCACAAAACTCATGGCCAATGTGATTCACGCGAGACTACTAAAAGGAAAATTCAAAGGTGAGGAAGTTCTCATTCCGAGAATTCCAATGATCCCAACCGATATGCCATTCGAGTTTAAGCGAATCAAATTTCCAATTCGTCTCGCATTCGCCATGACAATTAAGAAATCACAAGGCCAATCATTGAGTGTTTGTGGCTTGAATCTGGCAAATGCGTGTTTTTCACACGGACAACTGTATGTCATATGTTCCCGTCTCGGAAAACCATCTGCTTTGATCGTTTTCGCACCtgacaacaaaaccaaaaatatcgtATTTCACAGAGTACTTAAAATAATTgcacttttttttcaataacacacaactacatatttattgtttacattttttttaatatttaatgcctatgaaacaaaggtagtatttcagtttactacattgccatgtgtgtcaccaacgtagtaaacagaataccatgatacctttactatggtattgttactacgtGTCAGTCTCGGGtataaagtatgtatgcaaTAGTAATACATTCCAAAGAAAAAGTTCCAACGGTTTTATTTTTGAGCTTTGATGAAccgttaatattttattggatagcctttggatttttttattgcatacaaTCCGGATGGCATGGACTTTACGAGTTTTTGGGTCACTGA
Coding sequences within it:
- the LOC120781100 gene encoding uncharacterized protein LOC120781100, producing MRVALLNDPSAELFSNQLLTIGNGHVPVDASNGFISFPPNFCNFVSTKEELINKVFPNIIANHKNYDWLSERVILAAKNKDVDHLNFRIQNQIVGTLHSFKSIDCVTNEDEATNYPTEFLNSLDVPGLPPHNLQLKVGSVVIMLRNLNQPKLCNGTRLAVTKLMANVIHARLLKGKFK